CTCGCACCGCAGAGCTTTCTCTGGTCGGGCGGCTATCTCGGTGGTTATGGCGAGTACAAGTGGGGCGAGTTTGACGCGTTGGCATCGCAGAACGCCGATGGCTTCGGCGGCGGCGTCTACGGCGGCTACAACTGGCAGACCGACAACATTGTTTATGGTGCGGAAGCCGATATTGGCTATTCCGGCGTTGACTCCAGTGCTGGTGGCCTGACCGCCAAGCAGGGCGTCAATGGTTCACTCCGGGCGCGTATCGGTTATGACATCAACCCGTTCATGGTCTACGCCACCGGCGGTGTCGCCGCGACCCAGGCCAAGCTGACCAACGGTGCAGGCTCCGACAGCAAGACGATGCTCGGCTGGACCGCCGGTGCAGGCGCGGAAGCTTTCGTGACCGACACCATCACCACCCGGGTTGAATACCGTTACTCCGACTACGGTTCGGAAAACTTCAATCTTGGCGGCGGTAACGTCTCGTCCGGCTTTGATGACCATTCCGTTCGTCTCGGCATCGGCATGAAGTTCTGATCCCACAGAACTTCACAAATTAAAAACCCGGGTGCCAAGGTGCCCGGGTTTTTTTATGGTCGTGGGCCAACTGTCTCGCGGTGACTATCTTCCGGCTACAGCACGGTTGCCCTTCAGCCAGGCAATGGCGTCGGGATAGTCGAACGCCAGCGAGACCACATTGGTGGCAAGCAGGATCCAGAGATAGGTGTCATAAGCACCGGTCGCCTCTGGCCGGGCAAACACCAGCAGCAGCACCAGCGCCGTCCAGGGAACGATATGCGGCAACGCCATCAGCTTTGAAAAGCCGCGGTCATGGATCATCACCCAGAGATTGGGCAGCATGGCGATGTTGGCAAGCAGCGCGACCCACAACCCCATCGGCTTGTCTATGAAGAACACACTCGCCACGTTGATTGGCACCAGCAGGAACACGACCCAGATCTGCACCCAGCCGGGCAACGCCCTGAATGAGTGCCAGATGTCGGCTGCCATGTAGCGGGAGCCCTCACGAGAAGATGTCATGGTGGGGTCCTTGTCTGAAGCGGCGACATAGGCGACGGAGCCGTGTCCGCCGGCGTGTCTCAGGCCCGCGTGCTGGCAAGCTGTTTCAGGATTTCGGTGTAATTGGCGACGCCCTGAGCACCGGTGACGAGATGCTTCTTTTCAAATACCATGGCCGGCACGCCACGAATTCCCTGTTGGACCCAGAATTCTTCCTCGGCGCGGACTTCGGCCGCATGACGTTGATCCTCAAGCACCTTGGTGGCCTCGGGGCGGTCGAGACCGGTTTCTGAAGCGATATCGGCGAGCACTGCAACGTCGGACAGGTCGCGCCGGTCAGTGAAATAGGCTGCAAACAGCGCCTGTTTCAAATCATGGCCGCGGCCCTGGGTGTCGGCCCAATGGATCAGCTGGTGGACGTTGAACGTGTTGTACATGCGCATGTCATCGGCAAAGTTGAAGTCAAACCCGACCTCGGCGCCGATCGCGGTGATTCTTTCCCGGTTCTCCTGCGATTGTTCACGGGTGCTGCCATATTTTTCCGCGATGTGTTCGCCAAGGTTCTGGCCCTCGGGCGGCATGTCGGTGTTGAGCTCAAACGGATGCCAGTGAACTTCATAGTCGGTACCGGTCTCTTCAAGCGCGCGAGCCAATTGGCGGTAGCCGACCACACACCAGGGGCAGACGACGTCCGACACGATGTCGATGCGCAGGGGTTGGGATTGGTTGGTCATGATGTTTTCCGTGTTTTTCAAGTTTGGATGTTGATTGATTGGTGTGTTGCTTGGTCGAGCGGTATCGTGCCCGCGGTCAGGTGGATTTCCAGCGCCGGACAATCTGGTCGGCAAGCTCGGTAAGGTCCGGCGCGACAAGGTCGGGGACAGGCACTTCCTCTGCCGGCAACAGGGCGTTGTGCGGGCGGGTGACCAGCGCGCCATGCCAGCCTGCAGCCTGTGCACCTATTGTATCCCACAAATGGCAGGCGACCAGACACAGTTCCGAGGTTTCGGCTTTCAGTGCGTCGGCGACAAGGTGATAGGTTTCGGGCGCCGGCTTGAATTTACCGACTGATTCGACGCTGAAGGAGTGCTCGAAGAAGCCGCCGAGCCCGGCCCGCTCAAGCGGTGTCGGTGACGCCGCACTGGCCGAGTTCGTCAATGTCACAAGCCGGAAACCCGCATCGCGCGGCAGCGTGAGCGCCGGAACCGCGTCTTCATGGGCCGGCATGGTGCCGATCCGCTCGGCCAGTTCGCTGATGTCGTCGTCGGTAATGTCGACATCGTGGATTGAGCCGATCATCTTCAGCGTGCCGCCTGCGAGCTTGCCAAACCGGGTGTAGAGGCCGGAAAGTGTCATCGTCTGGGAGTACAGGATCAGTTGTGCAAACCACTCCCTCAAAACTGCCGGGTCGCCGAACAGGCGGTCAAACAGCGGCTCCAGTGTGGTGATGTCGAGCAGCGTCTCGTTGACATCGAAAACGAGGGTTGAAACGGGCTTGTTCTGGTTCATCAGCTTTCCTTCCGGCATCGTTCAGATCTGTCGCATACACTGGAACAGTCAAACCCGGCAGTTGCTCTGCTGTGGTCACCGAATGCGCCGGCCTGGAAGCTGCCAGGCCGGCGCATTCTGATCGATCAGGCGGCCTTGTGCCACTCGAACTTCTGGAACGGCTGGTCGATCGGGGTTTGCGCTAGGTGGTTGGTGTAGTTCGACATCACCTTTTGGGCGACCCCAAGAACCACTTCGAGAACCTGGCGCTTGGTGAAGCCGGCGTCGAGGAAAGCCTGGACAGCGGCATCATCGACATTACCGCGGTCGCGAACAACGCTGAGGGTAAAGCTGCGCAGCGCTTCAAGATGGGCGTTCGGCAGTGCGGTCTGGTTGCGCAGCGCATCGGAAATCTCGTCGCTGACCTTCATCGCCTTGGCGATGCCGGTATGGGCGGGAACACAGTAATGGCAGGCATGCTCGACATTGACGGTCTGCCAGACCACCGTCAGTTCATCCTTGGAAAAGCTCGAATTGACGAATTGATCGTGAACGAAACGGTAGCTTGCAAGCAGGCCCGGCGCTTCGGCCATGGTGGCGTGCAGGCCGGGGATCATGCCGTTTTGTTTTTTTGATTCGGCAAGCATTGGCTTGCTCTCGTCAGGGGCGGTGGTTTCATCGTGCAGCGGGAAATCGGTCATTGGCGTCTCCTGAAATTGACTTGAGCGTCCGGGAGCGAACGTCCTGCCAATATGGGCGCTTTGAGTGATTGCTCAACAGCAAATTTGAGCATTCACTCAATGGTGATTGTTATCGCCTCCGCAGCATGCGAGACAAAGCGCTCAATCTCGCCTATCTATGAAGGATCATGAAACGTGCTCGCCCCTATAATCGTGAGGTTGCGCTAGACGCAGCCGTGAACCTGTTCTGGACGAAGGGCTATCACGCCACCTCGCTCAAGGATCTCGAAGCAGCCCTGCAAATGAAGCCCGGCAGCATCTACGCGGCGTTTTCAAGCAAGCAGGCGCTCTATCTGGAAGCGCTGGAGCGGTACTTCGAGAAGTCGCGGAACGGGTTCAGACAGGAAATCGAGAGCGTCGCTTCCCCGCTTGACGGCTTGTCGGATTATCTGGTGCAACTTGCCCGCACCCGGTCGCAGGAGCCGCAGGGACAGGCCTGCATGCTGGTCCGCACGCTACTCGATACGACATCGACCGATGCAGTGATTGCCGAGAAGGCCAATGCCTACCTCGAACAGATCCAGACCGAATTTGCTGCCGCCTTCGACCGCGCAAGGGAAATTGGCGAGATTGCGACCGACGCCGATAGCAAACGGCTTGCCCGCCGCTACCAGGCAAGCATCAACGCGCTCAGGATCGAATTGCACCGCGGTGTCGACCAGGCCGAAATCACTGCACTGGCGCAAGACATGGTCGGGGAACTGGAACGGCTGCGGGTGCCGCCTGCCGCTGTGGAGCGCGAAGCGCTCGCCTGATTCCCAAATGGATTAGTCTAATTGCCGACGGGTAGCCACTGCGTTGCCAGCACGAAGAGCAGCCAGATAGCGTTGGCCATCAGCAGGCAGAACACGGCAAACGAGCCGAGATCCTTGGCGTGCCGAGCCATGTCGGAATAATCCGGCGAGACATGGTCGGTAATGTCTTCCACGGCGGTGTTGAGTGCCTCGATCGAGACTGTCAGCAGATAAAGCAGCGCCGCGCCGACATGGCCCCACAGGGGGGCGCCGGAGAATATGAACAGGCCGATGATGACGCAGAAGGCCAGCGTTTCGTGGTGAAATGCGGTCTCTCCCCACAGCCGCCTGACGCCGCCGAGCGAATAGCGCGCGGCGGCGAACACATGGGCCAGCCCGGTCTCTTTGTCCGGACGCGGGCTCACGCCTTGGGACGCAGGGCGTCGAGTTCGGGAAAGCTTGACGCGAATTTGGCGCTCCAGCGCTTCAGCTTCGGCCGCCCGCGCTCCCATTGCTCGTCAAACCGCAGTGCCAGGTAGCCGGTAGCGGCCGCCAGCGCCAGATGACCGCCATTCGGCGTCTTGGTGATGCGTGGCAGATTGTTTTCGAGATGGTCAAGTGTCCGGGTCACCTTTGCCCACTGCATGTCGATCCAGTCCTGGTGAACCTTTTCTTCGGGCCGGTGCCGGCGCTCATAGACGATCACCAGCAGGCAGTCGCAGAGGCCGTCGCACAATGCTTCCAGCACTTCCGCATCGGTGCGCTTGGCGGCGTTGCGTGGATACAGCCGCTTGCCGCCGGTGCGGTCGAGAAACTGCATGATGGCGCGGCTGTCATAAACCGCCTGGCCCTCGTCGGTGACCAGCGTCGGGATCTTGCCGAGCGGATTGTTGTCGACCAGTTCGGCGGGCAGGGCGCCGGTATTGGTCAGCACCGGTTCGAGGTCGATGCCGGCAAAATGCGCGGCCATGCGAACCTTGGAGGAATAGGGGGAGGCGGGGGCGTAAAGGAGTTTCATCGGTTTTTTCTCTGCTTTGTCAAAAAATGGGCGGTTGCGTTCAATTGGGCTCGGGCACCGAGAGATTATCGAGCGTGCAGCCGGAACGATCCACTTTGGCACAGCTGCGGAATTCAAGGGTACTGCTCATGCAGATTCGGATTTCGCGAAGCATGCCACGGTCGCATGTCACGGCAATTCCATCGCGCTCCATGCCGGGATTGGCAGCAATAAAGGATTTTTCAGCGTCGAACGCATCAATCTTGGCCGGTAATTTGTCAAGCGCAAAGGCCGCGGGCACTGCCACGCGTTGCCGCGCCGCCCGCAGTACTTCGAAATAATCCTTCTGGCCAAGCCCGGAGCAAGATCCGTGTTTGCGCCATTGCTGGCCGACCAGGCCCATTGACGGAAGCAAGTCGAGATAGGCCTGGCCAAGCTGTGACGGCACCCGTTCAGGCTCGCGCGAATCGCAGTATTGCGGGTAGCCGTCCTCAAATTGCGGCCACAGCCCATGTACCACGAACCCCAGATCGCGGTCCTCGGCACATTGGTTCCGATTGGCGCGCGCGCCTTCGATCAGGCAATAGGCAGGTGACCAGGACAACGCCAGCACGTAAAAATCAAAACCGGTTCCAAGCGGAAGATCTGCGCTGGGCGAGGAGGAGGCCGCGACCGGCTTCCTTGCCGAAGCGGCTGCGTCGCTATCATCGGAACAGGCAAACAGCAGCGCAGTCAGTGGCAGTGCTACCAGAAGCCGGATTGCTGCTGAAATTGACACGAGTGGGATCAGCGTACCGACCGGCACCAGGCGCCGTAAACCTTGAGCGGATCGAGTCCGGAGATGCAGAATTCGAGATTGTCGCGCAGGCTGGCAAATCCCATGTCGCCTTCGATCAACCACCAGATCGGTCGATCCCGGCCGTCGTTCATACGTGCCGTGCCATGGCAATAAAGCCGGGGAATCGATGAGGAATACCGCGTGTTGCGGCCACGCGTGGCGTGCGGCCGCTCGATGCTGTCGATGGCAAGCCCGCGCTGTAACAGCACCCGGTCGGTCCATTGAAACCGCTTCTGAATATAGGTGAGCACTTGCGGCGCATCGCAAGCGGCGAATGTGCCGCCGGTAAATGCCATGGCTGGCGCAGAGTAGCCCGAAAACGCGATTACGAGGGCAAGTATCAGACTTTTCATGTTCATGACCGGTCCTTTGTCCACGATGATTCCCGGTATACGGGGAGGTCCCGCCCGGAGCAAGGGCATTGAGCTTTCAACCTTCGCCCACCAGCATGCGGATCTCCGTACCGCCACCTGGCCCCTGGGCCAGCAGGCCAGCTAGTTCGGGGAGTACGGCCCTGAGTGAAGCTTCCAGCGTGTAGGGCGGGTTGACGATAACCAGTCCGCTGCCGTTAAGTCCGGGTGCGGTGGTGTTGTTGCGTATCCAGAGCCGCACCGTCAGCGTGCTCGGCCGGCCGAGATTGGTGAGCTTGGCGTCGAATGCCTTGAGCGGGCTGTCGGCCTTGATCGGGTGCCACAACATGTAGGTGCCGCCGGCAAAGCGCCGCGTCGCCCGCGCCAGCCCATCGACCAGCCGGTCGAATTCGCCTTCTTCCTCGAACGGTGGGTCGACCAGCACCAGGCCGCGTTTTTCCTTGGGAGGCAGATGCGCGCCGAGCGCCAGCCAGCCATCGAGTTCGATTACCCTAACCTGATAATCGCCCTCAAACGCCGCTCTGAGCTTTTCCGCGTCGGCCGGATGCAGCTCGATTGCCGAAAGCCGGTCTTTCTTGCGCATCAGAAGCCGCGCAAGTTTGGGCGAGCCGGGGTAGTGGCGCAGCCCGCCTTCGGGATTGAGCGTTGTGACGGTCTCAAGCCATGGCGCCAGAAACGCGCCCAGGTCCGGCGACAGGCTGGCCTTCATCACCCGGCCGACGCCTTCGCGCCATTCGCCGGTCTTTTGCGCCTCGACCGAAGAAAGGTCGTAGACACCGATGCCTGCATGGGTGTCGATCACGCGGAACGCCTGATCCTTGCGCTTGAGATAGGTGATGATCTGGGCCAACACCGCGTGCTTGAGCACATCGGCGAAATTGCCCGCGTGGTAGCTGTGGCGATAATTCATCGTCTGGCCTGATGTATCCTTGGCGTGGGTCAGTTGAAAATTTCGCCCCGAAGTAGCGCGGCGTCGCGGTTTCTCTTATAGAGAAAGCATCAATGATGCGAGTGGAGAAAACATGAACGACGCAAGCCCGCTTAAGTCCGGCCAGGCGCCGGCCATCGGCTATTCTGCCTGCCCGCATGATTGTCCCTCAACCTGCGCGCTCGAAGTAGAAGTGTTGGCCCATAACCGCATCGGCCGGGTGCGCGGTGATGCGGCCAACAGCTACACCGCCGGTGTGATCTGCGCCAAGGTGGCGCGCTACGCCGATCGCATTCATCACCCGGACCGTCTGCTCAAACCGCTGATCCGCGCCGGCGCCAAGGGCGAGGGGAAGTGGAAAGAGGCAAGCTTCGACGCCGCACTCGACCTGATCGCCGAAAAGTTTCTCAAGGCCGAAGCCGAGTTCGGTTCCGAAACTGTCTGGCCGGCCTTCTATGCCGGCACCATGGGGCTGGTGCAGCGCGACGGCATCCACCGCCTGCGCCACGCCAAACGTTATTCCAACCAATTCGATAGCTATTGCACCAATCTGGCCTGGACCGGCTTTTCCATGGGCGCGGGCGCCCTGCGTGGCCCCGATCCACGCGAGATGGCCAAATCCGATTGCGTGGTGATCTGGGGCACCAATGCGGTCTCCACTCAGGTCAATGTCATGACCCACGCAATGCGCGCCCGCAAGGAACGTGGCGCCAAGATCGTGGTCATCGATGTCTATGAAAACCAGACCATGAAACAGGCCGACGTCAAGCTGGTGGTCAAGCCCGGTACCGATGCGGCGCTGGCCTGTGCGGCCATGCATGTGCTGTTTCGTGACGGTTTGGCCGATCGCGAATATCTCAACAAATACAGCGATGACCCGGCGGGACTTGAATCACATTTGCAAAGCCGTACGCCGGAATGGGCGGAGGCGATCTGCGGGGTTCCAGCAGCCGAGATCGAGGCTTTTGCGAAGCTGGTCGGCACCACCAAGCGCTCATTCTTCCGGCTTGGTTACGGCTTCTCGCGTCAGCGCAACGGCGCGATCAACATGCATGCGGCACTGTCGCTCGCCGTCGTTACCGGCGCTTACCAGTATGAAGGCGGTGGCGCGTTTCATTCCAATTCCGGTATTTTCCGGCTCGACAAATCCCTCGTCGAAGGCCGCAAGCAGTATGATCCCGGCCTGCGCTGGCTCGATCAGTCGCAGTTGGGCCGGGTGCTTACCGGCGAACCAGAATCGCTCAATGGCGGACCACCGGTGACCGCCATGCTGATCCAGAACACCAACCCCGCCAATGTCGTGCCCGAGCAGCGCAAGGCATTCAGGGGGCTGATGCGCGAGGACCTGTTCGTAGCCGTCCACGAACAATTCATGACCGACACGGCGCTTCTGGCCGATGTGGTGCTGCCGGCCACCATGTTTCTCGAACATGATGACATCTACCGTGGCGGCGGCAACCAGCACATCATTCTCGGGCCGAAACTGGTCGATCCGCCCGAAGGCCCGAAATCCAACCATTACGTGATCGAGGAACTGGCCAAGCGTCTGGGCGTGGGCGACCACGAGGGGTTCGGGCTCACCGAGCGGCAGCACATCGACTACATGCTGCAAAAGCGGGGCTT
This DNA window, taken from Hoeflea algicola, encodes the following:
- a CDS encoding diacylglycerol kinase, with protein sequence MSPRPDKETGLAHVFAAARYSLGGVRRLWGETAFHHETLAFCVIIGLFIFSGAPLWGHVGAALLYLLTVSIEALNTAVEDITDHVSPDYSDMARHAKDLGSFAVFCLLMANAIWLLFVLATQWLPVGN
- a CDS encoding 23S rRNA (adenine(2030)-N(6))-methyltransferase RlmJ, which codes for MNYRHSYHAGNFADVLKHAVLAQIITYLKRKDQAFRVIDTHAGIGVYDLSSVEAQKTGEWREGVGRVMKASLSPDLGAFLAPWLETVTTLNPEGGLRHYPGSPKLARLLMRKKDRLSAIELHPADAEKLRAAFEGDYQVRVIELDGWLALGAHLPPKEKRGLVLVDPPFEEEGEFDRLVDGLARATRRFAGGTYMLWHPIKADSPLKAFDAKLTNLGRPSTLTVRLWIRNNTTAPGLNGSGLVIVNPPYTLEASLRAVLPELAGLLAQGPGGGTEIRMLVGEG
- a CDS encoding outer membrane protein; this encodes MRIRKLALLAAALSVPLATPVLAADAILEQAPEPPMAELAPQSFLWSGGYLGGYGEYKWGEFDALASQNADGFGGGVYGGYNWQTDNIVYGAEADIGYSGVDSSAGGLTAKQGVNGSLRARIGYDINPFMVYATGGVAATQAKLTNGAGSDSKTMLGWTAGAGAEAFVTDTITTRVEYRYSDYGSENFNLGGGNVSSGFDDHSVRLGIGMKF
- a CDS encoding glutathione S-transferase translates to MKLLYAPASPYSSKVRMAAHFAGIDLEPVLTNTGALPAELVDNNPLGKIPTLVTDEGQAVYDSRAIMQFLDRTGGKRLYPRNAAKRTDAEVLEALCDGLCDCLLVIVYERRHRPEEKVHQDWIDMQWAKVTRTLDHLENNLPRITKTPNGGHLALAAATGYLALRFDEQWERGRPKLKRWSAKFASSFPELDALRPKA
- a CDS encoding ribonuclease T2 family protein; this translates as MSISAAIRLLVALPLTALLFACSDDSDAAASARKPVAASSSPSADLPLGTGFDFYVLALSWSPAYCLIEGARANRNQCAEDRDLGFVVHGLWPQFEDGYPQYCDSREPERVPSQLGQAYLDLLPSMGLVGQQWRKHGSCSGLGQKDYFEVLRAARQRVAVPAAFALDKLPAKIDAFDAEKSFIAANPGMERDGIAVTCDRGMLREIRICMSSTLEFRSCAKVDRSGCTLDNLSVPEPN
- a CDS encoding TetR/AcrR family transcriptional regulator, which codes for MKRARPYNREVALDAAVNLFWTKGYHATSLKDLEAALQMKPGSIYAAFSSKQALYLEALERYFEKSRNGFRQEIESVASPLDGLSDYLVQLARTRSQEPQGQACMLVRTLLDTTSTDAVIAEKANAYLEQIQTEFAAAFDRAREIGEIATDADSKRLARRYQASINALRIELHRGVDQAEITALAQDMVGELERLRVPPAAVEREALA
- a CDS encoding DsbA family oxidoreductase codes for the protein MTNQSQPLRIDIVSDVVCPWCVVGYRQLARALEETGTDYEVHWHPFELNTDMPPEGQNLGEHIAEKYGSTREQSQENRERITAIGAEVGFDFNFADDMRMYNTFNVHQLIHWADTQGRGHDLKQALFAAYFTDRRDLSDVAVLADIASETGLDRPEATKVLEDQRHAAEVRAEEEFWVQQGIRGVPAMVFEKKHLVTGAQGVANYTEILKQLASTRA
- a CDS encoding carboxymuconolactone decarboxylase family protein; its protein translation is MTDFPLHDETTAPDESKPMLAESKKQNGMIPGLHATMAEAPGLLASYRFVHDQFVNSSFSKDELTVVWQTVNVEHACHYCVPAHTGIAKAMKVSDEISDALRNQTALPNAHLEALRSFTLSVVRDRGNVDDAAVQAFLDAGFTKRQVLEVVLGVAQKVMSNYTNHLAQTPIDQPFQKFEWHKAA
- a CDS encoding haloacid dehalogenase type II encodes the protein MNQNKPVSTLVFDVNETLLDITTLEPLFDRLFGDPAVLREWFAQLILYSQTMTLSGLYTRFGKLAGGTLKMIGSIHDVDITDDDISELAERIGTMPAHEDAVPALTLPRDAGFRLVTLTNSASAASPTPLERAGLGGFFEHSFSVESVGKFKPAPETYHLVADALKAETSELCLVACHLWDTIGAQAAGWHGALVTRPHNALLPAEEVPVPDLVAPDLTELADQIVRRWKST
- a CDS encoding molybdopterin-containing oxidoreductase family protein → MNDASPLKSGQAPAIGYSACPHDCPSTCALEVEVLAHNRIGRVRGDAANSYTAGVICAKVARYADRIHHPDRLLKPLIRAGAKGEGKWKEASFDAALDLIAEKFLKAEAEFGSETVWPAFYAGTMGLVQRDGIHRLRHAKRYSNQFDSYCTNLAWTGFSMGAGALRGPDPREMAKSDCVVIWGTNAVSTQVNVMTHAMRARKERGAKIVVIDVYENQTMKQADVKLVVKPGTDAALACAAMHVLFRDGLADREYLNKYSDDPAGLESHLQSRTPEWAEAICGVPAAEIEAFAKLVGTTKRSFFRLGYGFSRQRNGAINMHAALSLAVVTGAYQYEGGGAFHSNSGIFRLDKSLVEGRKQYDPGLRWLDQSQLGRVLTGEPESLNGGPPVTAMLIQNTNPANVVPEQRKAFRGLMREDLFVAVHEQFMTDTALLADVVLPATMFLEHDDIYRGGGNQHIILGPKLVDPPEGPKSNHYVIEELAKRLGVGDHEGFGLTERQHIDYMLQKRGLGDFDSFKADKWVDLQPDFETSHFLGGFGHKDGKYRFRPDWTGTPAANKPPKRMGPQGPVDRLPTFPDHVELIESADAEHPFRLATSPSRSFLNSTFSETPGSKAKEIRPTLLIHPEDAAALGLGDGDRVRLGNMRGDLSMHAKLDPGPRRGVVIHEGLWPNSAFEGGEGINILTGADACAPYGGAAFHDTKVWVRKA